A region from the Pseudomonas cucumis genome encodes:
- the msrQ gene encoding protein-methionine-sulfoxide reductase heme-binding subunit MsrQ: protein MRYPFWRIGVFIAAAIWPLLWLYQAWADVLGPDPGKVLVDRLGLGTLVLLLITLSMTPLQKLTGWPGWIAVRRQLGLWCFAYVVLHLSGYTAFILGFDWSQLGIELRKRPYIIVGVLGFLCLLALAVTSNRYSQRRLGSRWKKLHRLVYVVLGLGLLHMLWIVRADLREWAIYASIGALLLVLRLPPVIRRIPRLTAKKAASARKA from the coding sequence ATGCGATATCCGTTCTGGCGTATTGGCGTCTTCATCGCTGCAGCGATTTGGCCGCTGCTTTGGTTGTATCAGGCCTGGGCGGATGTGCTGGGGCCTGATCCGGGCAAGGTGCTGGTTGACCGGCTGGGGCTGGGGACACTGGTCCTGCTGCTTATCACGTTAAGCATGACGCCTTTGCAGAAGCTCACCGGTTGGCCGGGGTGGATAGCTGTCCGACGACAATTGGGGTTGTGGTGCTTCGCTTATGTGGTTCTGCATTTGAGCGGTTACACAGCGTTCATCCTTGGCTTTGATTGGTCGCAACTGGGTATCGAGTTGCGCAAGCGGCCGTACATTATTGTCGGGGTCCTGGGGTTTCTCTGTTTATTGGCATTGGCTGTTACCTCCAATCGCTACAGTCAGCGGCGTTTGGGTTCTCGCTGGAAGAAGTTGCATCGGTTGGTGTATGTGGTTCTTGGGCTTGGATTGCTGCATATGTTGTGGATCGTGCGTGCCGATCTGAGGGAATGGGCGATCTATGCTTCTATAGGTGCGTTGTTGTTGGTATTGAGATTGCCACCTGTAATCCGCCGGATTCCACGTTTAACAGCCAAAAAGGCAGCTTCTGCAAGAAAGGCGTAA
- the msrP gene encoding protein-methionine-sulfoxide reductase catalytic subunit MsrP — protein MLIKVPKASDCHESDVTPESLYLSRRSVLGAAVAGLAVSSLPRWAGADDVARYADVEPGKAPSWFTEKLPSTKWGAVNVKDEAITPFKDATHYNNFYEFGADKGDPATNAGALKTEPWSVVVDGEVGKPGRYALEDFMKPYQLEERIYRLRCVEAWSMVIPWIGFPISALLKEVEPTSKAKFIRFETLQDPKSMTGQRSGFALIDWPYVEGLRLDEAMNPLAILAVGMYGRELPNQNGAPLRLVVPWKYGFKSIKSIVRISLVSDQPKTTWQSIASDEYGFYANVNPTVDHPRWTQARERRLPSGLFKPNVRDTQMFNGYSDEVASLYTGLDLRKNY, from the coding sequence ATGCTGATCAAAGTCCCCAAAGCGTCTGACTGTCATGAGTCGGACGTCACGCCTGAATCCCTCTACCTTTCTCGCCGCAGTGTATTAGGTGCCGCTGTTGCCGGTTTGGCTGTGAGCAGTCTGCCGCGTTGGGCGGGTGCCGACGATGTTGCGCGTTATGCTGATGTAGAGCCTGGCAAGGCACCGTCCTGGTTTACCGAAAAGCTTCCTTCTACCAAATGGGGGGCGGTCAACGTCAAAGACGAGGCGATCACGCCTTTCAAGGATGCGACCCACTACAACAACTTCTATGAGTTCGGTGCCGATAAAGGTGATCCCGCGACCAACGCCGGTGCGCTGAAAACCGAACCCTGGAGCGTGGTGGTGGACGGGGAGGTGGGGAAGCCGGGGCGGTATGCGCTGGAAGACTTCATGAAGCCTTATCAACTGGAAGAGCGCATCTATCGTCTTCGCTGTGTGGAAGCCTGGTCGATGGTCATTCCGTGGATCGGTTTTCCTATTTCGGCTTTGCTCAAGGAGGTCGAACCAACCTCAAAAGCCAAGTTCATTCGCTTCGAAACTTTGCAGGATCCCAAGAGTATGACCGGGCAGCGTTCCGGTTTTGCCCTGATCGACTGGCCTTATGTAGAAGGGTTGCGTCTGGATGAGGCGATGAATCCGTTGGCGATTCTTGCTGTGGGCATGTATGGACGGGAGTTACCGAATCAGAACGGTGCGCCGCTGCGTCTGGTGGTGCCTTGGAAGTACGGCTTCAAGAGCATTAAATCCATCGTGCGGATCAGTCTGGTTAGCGATCAGCCGAAAACTACCTGGCAGAGTATCGCTTCGGATGAGTATGGCTTTTATGCGAACGTGAACCCGACAGTCGATCACCCGCGTTGGACCCAGGCACGGGAACGGCGTTTGCCGAGCGGTCTGTTCAAGCCCAATGTGCGGGACACGCAAATGTTCAATGGCTACTCGGATGAAGTCGCTTCTCTATATACAGGGCTCGATCTGCGGAAGAATTACTGA
- the pssA gene encoding CDP-diacylglycerol--serine O-phosphatidyltransferase, protein MSERPEEPKQASDAESLLPIDEHIEEGHDAEGRKVRHRGIYLLPNLFTTANLFAGFYSIINSMSAQSALSAGDAIGASKYFAFAAIAIFVAMVLDGLDGRVARMTNTQSAFGAEYDSLSDMVAFGVAPALLAFGWALGDMGKVGWMVAFIYVAGAALRLARFNTQVGTADKRYFIGLASPAAAGVVAGIVWAFSDYGIQGSKMSFLVALMVAAAGMLMVSNIKYNSFKELDLKGRVPFVAILAVVLVFAVVFSDPPRILLLVFLAYAASGPVQYLLRLRRHKKAE, encoded by the coding sequence ATGAGCGAACGTCCCGAAGAGCCAAAGCAGGCTTCTGACGCCGAAAGCCTTCTGCCCATCGATGAACACATCGAAGAAGGGCATGACGCTGAAGGTCGTAAAGTCCGGCATCGTGGTATCTATCTTCTGCCGAATCTGTTCACCACTGCGAACCTCTTCGCAGGGTTCTATTCCATCATCAACTCAATGAGCGCCCAGAGCGCCTTGAGTGCCGGTGATGCCATCGGCGCGAGCAAATATTTTGCATTTGCCGCCATCGCGATTTTCGTCGCCATGGTGCTCGACGGCCTCGACGGTCGCGTTGCTCGTATGACCAATACCCAAAGCGCTTTCGGTGCCGAGTACGACTCGCTGTCGGACATGGTTGCCTTTGGTGTGGCGCCGGCATTGCTGGCATTCGGCTGGGCCTTGGGCGATATGGGCAAGGTCGGCTGGATGGTCGCCTTCATCTATGTGGCGGGGGCGGCATTACGTCTGGCTCGTTTCAACACTCAGGTCGGCACCGCAGACAAACGTTACTTCATCGGTCTGGCCAGCCCGGCTGCCGCCGGTGTGGTCGCGGGCATCGTCTGGGCATTCAGCGATTACGGCATCCAGGGTTCCAAGATGTCGTTCCTGGTTGCACTGATGGTTGCCGCCGCTGGCATGCTGATGGTCAGTAACATCAAGTACAACAGCTTCAAGGAGCTGGACTTGAAAGGGCGCGTTCCTTTTGTCGCGATCCTCGCAGTGGTATTGGTATTCGCCGTTGTGTTCAGTGATCCGCCGCGCATCCTGCTGCTGGTTTTCCTTGCCTATGCGGCTTCCGGGCCGGTGCAGTACCTGCTGCGCCTTCGTCGGCATAAAAAAGCCGAGTGA
- the ilvC gene encoding ketol-acid reductoisomerase has product MKVFYDKDCDLSIIQGKKVAIIGYGSQGHAQACNLKDSGVDVTVGLRKGSATVAKAEAHGLKVTDVASAVAAADLVMILTPDEFQSALYKNEIEPNIKKGATLAFSHGFAIHYNQVVPRADLDVIMIAPKAPGHTVRSEFVKGGGIPDLIAIYQDASGNAKNVALSYAAGVGGGRTGIIETTFKDETETDLFGEQAVLCGGTVELVKAGFETLVEAGYAPEMAYFECLHELKLIVDLMYEGGIANMNYSISNNAEYGEYVTGPEVINAESRQAMRNALKRIQDGEYAKMFISEGATGYPSMTAKRRNNAAHGIEIIGEQLRSMMPWIGANKIVDKAKN; this is encoded by the coding sequence ATGAAAGTTTTCTACGATAAAGATTGCGACCTGTCGATCATCCAGGGCAAGAAAGTTGCCATCATCGGTTACGGCTCCCAAGGCCACGCTCAAGCGTGCAACCTGAAAGACTCCGGCGTTGACGTTACTGTTGGTCTGCGTAAAGGTTCGGCCACTGTTGCCAAAGCCGAAGCCCACGGCCTGAAAGTGACTGACGTTGCTTCCGCCGTAGCAGCTGCCGACCTGGTCATGATCCTGACCCCGGACGAGTTCCAGTCTGCCCTGTACAAGAACGAAATCGAGCCGAACATCAAGAAAGGCGCCACCCTGGCCTTCTCCCACGGTTTCGCGATTCACTACAACCAGGTTGTGCCACGTGCTGACCTCGACGTGATCATGATCGCGCCGAAAGCTCCGGGCCACACCGTGCGTTCCGAGTTCGTCAAAGGCGGCGGTATCCCTGACCTGATCGCTATCTACCAGGATGCTTCGGGCAACGCCAAAAACGTTGCGCTGTCCTACGCCGCTGGCGTTGGTGGCGGTCGTACCGGCATCATCGAAACCACCTTCAAGGACGAGACCGAAACCGACCTGTTCGGCGAACAAGCCGTTCTGTGCGGCGGTACCGTTGAGCTGGTAAAAGCCGGTTTCGAAACCCTGGTTGAAGCTGGCTACGCGCCGGAAATGGCCTACTTCGAATGCCTGCACGAACTGAAGCTGATCGTTGACCTCATGTACGAAGGCGGTATCGCCAACATGAACTACTCGATCTCCAACAACGCCGAGTACGGCGAGTACGTGACCGGTCCGGAAGTGATCAACGCCGAATCCCGTCAGGCCATGCGCAACGCCCTGAAACGTATTCAGGATGGCGAATACGCCAAGATGTTCATCAGCGAAGGCGCCACCGGCTATCCTTCGATGACCGCCAAGCGTCGTAACAATGCCGCTCACGGTATCGAAATCATCGGTGAGCAACTGCGCTCCATGATGCCGTGGATCGGTGCCAACAAGATCGTCGACAAAGCCAAGAACTAA
- the ilvN gene encoding acetolactate synthase small subunit, translating to MRHIISLLLENEPGALSRVVGLFSQRNYNIESLTVAPTEDPTLSRLTLTTVGHDEVIEQITKNLNKLIEVVKLVDLSESAHIERELMLVKVKATGAQRAEIKRTTDIYRGQIVDVSASVYTVQLTGTSDKLDSFIQSIGTASILETVRSGVTGIARGDKVLSI from the coding sequence ATGCGGCACATTATTTCCTTGCTTCTGGAAAACGAACCGGGCGCTCTGTCTCGTGTAGTCGGCCTGTTCTCGCAGCGCAACTACAACATCGAAAGCCTGACCGTGGCACCGACCGAAGACCCGACCCTGTCGCGTCTGACGTTGACCACGGTCGGCCATGATGAAGTCATCGAACAGATCACCAAGAACCTGAACAAACTGATCGAAGTGGTAAAACTGGTCGACCTGTCGGAGAGTGCTCACATCGAGCGCGAACTGATGCTGGTCAAGGTCAAGGCCACCGGCGCCCAGCGCGCCGAGATCAAGCGCACCACCGATATTTATCGTGGGCAGATCGTTGATGTCAGCGCTAGCGTGTATACCGTTCAATTGACCGGTACCAGCGACAAGCTCGACAGCTTCATTCAATCGATCGGGACCGCCTCGATTCTGGAAACCGTACGCAGTGGCGTCACCGGGATTGCCCGCGGCGACAAAGTACTGAGCATCTAA